One Triticum dicoccoides isolate Atlit2015 ecotype Zavitan chromosome 5B, WEW_v2.0, whole genome shotgun sequence genomic window carries:
- the LOC119308392 gene encoding alpha-L-arabinofuranosidase 1-like isoform X2 yields the protein MEVLCDNCPVGGVGIYNPGFWGMNIEDGKTYNLVMHAKSPEMIEMTVSLTSSDGLRVLASAAIRVPGGSNWIKLDQKLVAQGTDRTSRLQITAKTKGVVWLDQVSLMPSDTYKGHGFRTELISMLLDLKPRFLRFPGGCFVEGSWLRNAFRWRDSIGPWEERPGHYGDVWNYWTDDGLGYYEFLQLSEVLGAAPVWVFNNGISHHDEVDTTAIAPFVKDILDSLEFARGSAESTWGSVRAAMGHPEPFPVKYVAIGNEDCGKENYRGNYLKFYNAIREAYPDIQMISNCDGSSGPLDHPADLYDFHVYTGSRALFSMKNTFDNTSRSGPKAFVSEYAVTGNDAGRGSLLASLAEAAFLTGLEKNSDVVHMASYAPLFINDNDRTWNPDAIVFNSWQQYGTPSYWMQKLFRESSGATIHPISLSSSCSGSLAASAITWHDDDNSFLRVKIVNFGPDAVSLTISATGLQSSINALGSTATVLTSGSVMDENSFANPNKVVPVTIELRNASEEMEVTLPPHSLSAFDLALAQSRLVAEM from the exons ATGGAGGTTCTCTGTGATAACTGCCCAGTTGGCGGTGTTGGCATTTACAACCCTGGGTTCTGGGGCATG AACATAGAGGATGGGAAGACCTACAATCTAGTTATGCATGCCAAGTCACCAGAAATGATAGAAATGACAGTTTCACTAACAAGCTCTGACGGATTACGAGTTCTGGCTTCAGCTGCCATACG AGTACCTGGCGGATCGAATTGGATAAAATTGGACCAGAAGTTGGttgctcaaggaacagacagaaccTCAAGACTTCAAATAACAGCTAAGACAAAGGGAGTTGTATGGCTTGATCAAGTATCACTCATGCCTTCGGATACATACAAG GGGCACGGTTTCCGCACAGAACTCATATCCATGCTTTTGGATTTAAAACCCCGGTTCTTGAGATTCCCTG GAGGTTGCTTTGTTGAAGGCAGTTGGTTAAGAAACGCATTCAGATGGAGGGACTCTATAGGTCCATGGGAAGAGAGGCCTGGACACTATGGGGATGTCTGGAATTACTGGACCGATGATGGCCTCGGATATTATGAGTTTCTTCAG CTTTCTGAAGTTCTCGGTGCTGCCCCAGTCTGGGTATTCAACAATG GAATCAGCCACCATGATGAAGTTGATACTACTGCTATTGCTCCTTTCGTAAAG GATATACTGGACAGTCTAGAATTTGCAAGGGGGAGTGCAGAATCAACATGGGGTTCTGTTAGAGCTGCAATGGGGCATCCTGAACCATTCCCAGTCAAATATGTTGCAATCGGAAATGAAGATTGTGGGAAAGAAAATTACCGTG GTAACTACCTTAAGTTCTACAATGCTATAAGAGAGGCCTATCCAGACATTCAGATGATTTCAAATTGTGATGGTTCATCTGGACCACTTGACCATCCTGCTGATCTATATGATTTCCAT GTCTATACCGGTTCCAGGGCactattttccatgaagaatacatTTGACAATACCTCTCGTAGTGGACCCAAG GCTTTTGTTAGCGAGTATGCTGTTACAGGAAACGACGCCGGCAGAGGAAGTCTTCTTGCTTCATTGGCAGAGGCCGCTTTCCTTACTGGGCTGGAGAAGAATAG TGATGTTGTTCATATGGCAAGCTATGCACCGCTCTTCATAAATGATAACGACCGCAC GTGGAACCCAGACGCTATCGTCTTCAACTCCTGGCAGCAATATGGAACTCCCAGTTACTGGATGCAGAAGCTTTTCCGTGAATCAAGCGGTGCTACGATCCATCCCATCAGTCTCAGTTCAAGCTGCTCTGGTTCGCTGGCAGCATCCGCGATCACGTGGCATGATGACGATAACAGCTTCCTGAGAGTGAAG ATTGTGAACTTCGGGCCAGATGCCGTGAGCCTTACGATCTCGGCAACTGGGCTCCAGAGCAGCATCAATGCGCTCGGATCCACCGCCACCGTTCTCACATCTGGCAGTGTAATGGACGAGAACTCTTTCGCTAACCCAAACAAG GTTGTGCCGGTGACGATCGAGTTGCGTAACGCGTCGGAGGAGATGGAGGTCACGCTGCCTCCCCACTCTCTGAGTGCATTCGACCTGGCGCTGGCGCAGTCCAGGCTTGTAGCGGAGATGTGA
- the LOC119308392 gene encoding alpha-L-arabinofuranosidase 1-like isoform X1, producing the protein MGSKETLCHIRTILCLLLLFCVSCKCSASEFEITQVASLGVDASSHLARKIPDTLFGIFFEEINHAGAGGIWAELVSNRGFEAGGPHTPSNIEPWSIIGDDSSIFVGTDRTSCFRRNKVALRMEVLCDNCPVGGVGIYNPGFWGMNIEDGKTYNLVMHAKSPEMIEMTVSLTSSDGLRVLASAAIRVPGGSNWIKLDQKLVAQGTDRTSRLQITAKTKGVVWLDQVSLMPSDTYKGHGFRTELISMLLDLKPRFLRFPGGCFVEGSWLRNAFRWRDSIGPWEERPGHYGDVWNYWTDDGLGYYEFLQLSEVLGAAPVWVFNNGISHHDEVDTTAIAPFVKDILDSLEFARGSAESTWGSVRAAMGHPEPFPVKYVAIGNEDCGKENYRGNYLKFYNAIREAYPDIQMISNCDGSSGPLDHPADLYDFHVYTGSRALFSMKNTFDNTSRSGPKAFVSEYAVTGNDAGRGSLLASLAEAAFLTGLEKNSDVVHMASYAPLFINDNDRTWNPDAIVFNSWQQYGTPSYWMQKLFRESSGATIHPISLSSSCSGSLAASAITWHDDDNSFLRVKIVNFGPDAVSLTISATGLQSSINALGSTATVLTSGSVMDENSFANPNKVVPVTIELRNASEEMEVTLPPHSLSAFDLALAQSRLVAEM; encoded by the exons ATGGGTTCCAAAGAAACGCTCTGTCATATCCGTACTATTCTTTGCTTGTTGCTTCTCTTCTGCGTGAGCTGCAAATGTTCGGCATCAGAATTTGAGATCACACAAGTGGCAAGCCTTGGTGTTGATGCCTCATCGCACCTTGCTCGAAAGATCCCTGATACGCTGTTTGGAATATTTTTTGAG GAGATCAACCATGCAGGAGCTGGTGGAATATGGGCAGAGCTTGTTAGTAATAGAG GTTTTGAAGCTGGAGGCCCCCATACTCCATCAAATATTGAACCATGGTCCATCATTGGAGATGACTCTTCCATATTTGTGGGAACAGACCGCACGTCATGTTTCAGGCGAAACAAGGTTGCTCTAAGAATGGAGGTTCTCTGTGATAACTGCCCAGTTGGCGGTGTTGGCATTTACAACCCTGGGTTCTGGGGCATG AACATAGAGGATGGGAAGACCTACAATCTAGTTATGCATGCCAAGTCACCAGAAATGATAGAAATGACAGTTTCACTAACAAGCTCTGACGGATTACGAGTTCTGGCTTCAGCTGCCATACG AGTACCTGGCGGATCGAATTGGATAAAATTGGACCAGAAGTTGGttgctcaaggaacagacagaaccTCAAGACTTCAAATAACAGCTAAGACAAAGGGAGTTGTATGGCTTGATCAAGTATCACTCATGCCTTCGGATACATACAAG GGGCACGGTTTCCGCACAGAACTCATATCCATGCTTTTGGATTTAAAACCCCGGTTCTTGAGATTCCCTG GAGGTTGCTTTGTTGAAGGCAGTTGGTTAAGAAACGCATTCAGATGGAGGGACTCTATAGGTCCATGGGAAGAGAGGCCTGGACACTATGGGGATGTCTGGAATTACTGGACCGATGATGGCCTCGGATATTATGAGTTTCTTCAG CTTTCTGAAGTTCTCGGTGCTGCCCCAGTCTGGGTATTCAACAATG GAATCAGCCACCATGATGAAGTTGATACTACTGCTATTGCTCCTTTCGTAAAG GATATACTGGACAGTCTAGAATTTGCAAGGGGGAGTGCAGAATCAACATGGGGTTCTGTTAGAGCTGCAATGGGGCATCCTGAACCATTCCCAGTCAAATATGTTGCAATCGGAAATGAAGATTGTGGGAAAGAAAATTACCGTG GTAACTACCTTAAGTTCTACAATGCTATAAGAGAGGCCTATCCAGACATTCAGATGATTTCAAATTGTGATGGTTCATCTGGACCACTTGACCATCCTGCTGATCTATATGATTTCCAT GTCTATACCGGTTCCAGGGCactattttccatgaagaatacatTTGACAATACCTCTCGTAGTGGACCCAAG GCTTTTGTTAGCGAGTATGCTGTTACAGGAAACGACGCCGGCAGAGGAAGTCTTCTTGCTTCATTGGCAGAGGCCGCTTTCCTTACTGGGCTGGAGAAGAATAG TGATGTTGTTCATATGGCAAGCTATGCACCGCTCTTCATAAATGATAACGACCGCAC GTGGAACCCAGACGCTATCGTCTTCAACTCCTGGCAGCAATATGGAACTCCCAGTTACTGGATGCAGAAGCTTTTCCGTGAATCAAGCGGTGCTACGATCCATCCCATCAGTCTCAGTTCAAGCTGCTCTGGTTCGCTGGCAGCATCCGCGATCACGTGGCATGATGACGATAACAGCTTCCTGAGAGTGAAG ATTGTGAACTTCGGGCCAGATGCCGTGAGCCTTACGATCTCGGCAACTGGGCTCCAGAGCAGCATCAATGCGCTCGGATCCACCGCCACCGTTCTCACATCTGGCAGTGTAATGGACGAGAACTCTTTCGCTAACCCAAACAAG GTTGTGCCGGTGACGATCGAGTTGCGTAACGCGTCGGAGGAGATGGAGGTCACGCTGCCTCCCCACTCTCTGAGTGCATTCGACCTGGCGCTGGCGCAGTCCAGGCTTGTAGCGGAGATGTGA